In the genome of Chryseobacterium arthrosphaerae, one region contains:
- a CDS encoding PadR family transcriptional regulator, with protein MNTENTKAQMRKGILEFCILSLINNREMYVSDLIDELKKGKLDVVEGTLYPLLTRLKNGEFLSYRWEESTGGPPRKYYQITEKGKLFLDELLNTWNELTASVNQITQQN; from the coding sequence ATGAATACTGAAAATACCAAAGCGCAAATGCGAAAAGGAATTCTGGAATTCTGTATTCTAAGTCTCATCAATAACCGTGAAATGTATGTTTCCGATCTGATTGATGAACTGAAAAAAGGAAAACTGGATGTAGTGGAAGGGACCCTCTACCCTCTTCTTACAAGACTTAAAAACGGAGAGTTTCTCTCCTACAGATGGGAAGAATCTACCGGAGGACCACCCAGAAAATATTATCAGATCACAGAAAAAGGAAAACTTTTCCTGGATGAACTTCTCAATACGTGGAATGAACTGACAGCCTCAGTCAACCAAATCACCCAACAAAATTAA
- a CDS encoding XAC2610-related protein — protein sequence MNLLNKFKNLSAFVVLGPLCFAQYQFEVKNISKNYSAVIHSENCYDSRCTGKGTVELFNNSNTRVQTFVSDDLVIDLKPDQKPKPGKMMELAKDQSAIIIDDFNFDGTEDIALRNGNMGNYHSASYDVYVFNSTRMSFVKSKELTELASNGFDFFGVDSQRKRLTTFGKSGCCDLFTTEYAVIPNKGLDKVFEKEVDMTNEDRVKVITKEKIKNKWVTKTRIYSSEEYNKLK from the coding sequence ATGAATCTATTGAATAAGTTTAAGAATCTTTCGGCTTTCGTTGTTCTGGGGCCTTTGTGCTTTGCGCAATACCAGTTTGAAGTCAAAAATATCTCGAAAAATTATAGTGCTGTCATTCATTCTGAAAATTGTTATGATAGCAGATGTACAGGCAAAGGAACCGTAGAGTTGTTTAATAACAGCAATACCAGGGTACAGACCTTTGTATCTGATGACCTGGTAATAGACCTAAAGCCTGATCAAAAGCCAAAACCCGGAAAAATGATGGAGCTGGCCAAAGACCAGAGCGCTATTATCATCGATGATTTTAATTTTGACGGTACCGAAGATATAGCCTTAAGGAACGGAAATATGGGGAACTATCACAGTGCTTCTTATGATGTATATGTGTTCAACAGTACCAGAATGAGCTTTGTAAAAAGTAAAGAACTTACGGAACTTGCATCAAACGGATTTGATTTTTTTGGTGTTGACTCCCAACGCAAACGTCTGACTACTTTCGGAAAATCCGGTTGCTGTGATCTTTTTACTACAGAATACGCCGTAATCCCGAATAAAGGACTGGATAAAGTTTTTGAAAAAGAAGTGGATATGACCAATGAAGACCGTGTAAAAGTGATCACAAAAGAAAAAATAAAGAATAAATGGGTAACCAAAACCAGGATTTACTCATCAGAAGAATATAATAAACTAAAGTAA
- a CDS encoding BatD family protein, with protein MQHKLIYILLTLASVITYGQVNLSLDADKSEYGSKDIVNLTIILELNGSDLEQQSRFQLPDLSKFNIIGSGSVTNTVIDPATNTLITQKISRIALEPKKKGKIKIGSVLVTVNNKIYKTEPFDVNIRDIVDKRALAANTSNEVYLNMEIEDRDVYQDQPTIAVLKVYSRNMDNLRKVKNIRLPEQDNINVHPINFNRSEIDPSGYGNMPSQVLAMFMVFPNEAGYVEIPAVSASVSSYSSKSKIVSNKVKINVRKLPEGAPECFKNAVGNFNVSVYNASKEKVEAKKPMNVVVKVSGEGNLPDMELPKIAASPDYEIFAPKITSKVSPGTTGMKGEIMASYVVIPNKSGSIAIRTEQFAFFDPENREYVDLGQKTLALNAFSHDQILESRSTVEKVNEYTNNLLETVNTPVLKTTSFKVKEKSKFHWNILLVNIAILLGLFVIYLLFKTWQKKRTLVRETVPSKPLGSVAETEQEIRELLKTDINDYFGYLENLKDNGEYEKFFVTFEELDQEVRNQYFKGTVAEFKTFLEKHKGSSVAEEYSNLQQKIQMEKYAPVKSGEGLEELLKTIVNLYSQISK; from the coding sequence ATGCAGCATAAATTGATTTACATATTGCTTACTCTGGCATCCGTAATTACTTACGGACAGGTAAATCTCAGTCTTGATGCAGACAAATCTGAATACGGCAGCAAAGATATTGTAAACCTTACGATCATACTGGAACTTAATGGAAGTGACCTGGAACAGCAATCCAGATTTCAGCTTCCGGACCTTTCAAAATTTAATATCATAGGAAGCGGATCTGTAACCAATACCGTCATAGACCCTGCCACCAATACTTTAATTACTCAAAAGATTTCCAGAATAGCCCTTGAACCTAAGAAAAAGGGTAAAATAAAAATAGGTTCCGTTCTGGTTACCGTCAATAATAAGATCTATAAAACCGAACCTTTTGATGTCAACATCAGGGATATTGTAGACAAAAGAGCGCTGGCCGCCAATACGTCCAATGAGGTTTATCTGAATATGGAAATTGAAGACCGTGACGTATACCAGGATCAGCCTACGATTGCCGTACTGAAGGTATATTCCAGGAATATGGATAACCTCAGAAAGGTAAAAAACATCCGCCTTCCTGAGCAGGATAATATCAATGTACACCCTATCAATTTTAATAGATCTGAAATAGACCCGTCTGGTTATGGAAACATGCCGTCACAGGTGCTGGCCATGTTTATGGTATTTCCTAATGAAGCAGGTTATGTGGAAATCCCGGCCGTATCAGCATCTGTAAGCTCTTATTCCAGTAAAAGTAAGATTGTCTCCAATAAAGTAAAAATCAACGTAAGAAAGCTTCCGGAAGGAGCGCCCGAATGTTTTAAAAATGCTGTAGGAAACTTCAATGTGAGTGTTTATAATGCTTCCAAAGAAAAAGTAGAAGCCAAAAAACCGATGAATGTGGTAGTAAAAGTTTCAGGAGAAGGTAATTTACCGGATATGGAACTTCCTAAAATTGCCGCATCCCCTGACTATGAAATCTTCGCCCCTAAGATCACCTCCAAAGTGAGTCCGGGAACTACCGGAATGAAAGGGGAGATCATGGCCAGCTATGTGGTAATCCCAAATAAATCAGGATCAATAGCCATCAGGACAGAGCAGTTTGCTTTCTTCGATCCTGAAAACAGGGAATATGTAGATCTTGGACAGAAAACATTAGCTTTGAATGCTTTTTCTCATGACCAGATCCTGGAGTCCCGTTCTACCGTAGAAAAGGTTAATGAATATACCAATAACCTCCTTGAAACGGTGAATACTCCGGTTTTAAAAACAACTTCATTTAAAGTAAAAGAAAAAAGTAAATTCCACTGGAATATTCTTTTGGTCAATATTGCCATTCTTCTGGGATTGTTCGTTATCTATCTGTTATTTAAGACTTGGCAAAAAAAACGTACATTAGTTAGGGAAACCGTACCGTCAAAACCTTTGGGATCAGTGGCTGAAACAGAACAGGAAATCAGAGAATTGCTGAAAACGGATATCAATGATTATTTTGGCTACCTTGAAAACCTGAAGGACAACGGAGAGTATGAAAAGTTTTTTGTAACATTTGAAGAGCTGGATCAGGAAGTGAGAAACCAGTACTTCAAAGGCACTGTTGCAGAGTTTAAGACTTTTCTTGAAAAACACAAAGGTTCTTCAGTAGCAGAAGAATACAGCAATCTGCAGCAGAAAATCCAGATGGAGAAATATGCTCCTGTGAAATCCGGAGAAGGTCTTGAAGAACTTTTGAAAACAATTGTTAATTTATATTCACAAATTAGCAAATAA
- a CDS encoding MarC family protein, with amino-acid sequence MEIFEGFSFKEIITSFMVLFAVIDIIGSVPIIVGLQQKFGKIEAGRAAITAGAIMIVFLFVGNKILKLIGVDVNSFAIAGAFVIFVIALEMILGIEINKTTEAKAASIVPIAFPLVAGAGTLTTALSLRAEFHDINIICGIILNTIFVYLVLKSAKWLEQKIGDATLMILQKVFGIILLAISIKLFTANFAQLVQNYINF; translated from the coding sequence ATGGAAATTTTTGAAGGTTTCTCTTTTAAAGAGATTATCACCAGCTTTATGGTACTTTTTGCCGTAATCGATATCATTGGGTCTGTTCCTATTATTGTAGGGCTTCAGCAGAAATTCGGGAAGATTGAAGCAGGCAGAGCTGCGATTACTGCCGGTGCAATTATGATCGTTTTTTTGTTTGTAGGAAACAAGATTCTTAAACTTATCGGAGTAGATGTGAATTCCTTTGCCATTGCCGGGGCATTTGTGATTTTTGTCATAGCATTGGAAATGATTTTAGGCATTGAGATCAATAAAACAACCGAAGCAAAGGCCGCATCTATTGTACCCATCGCATTTCCGCTGGTTGCAGGTGCCGGAACACTCACAACGGCTTTATCCCTCAGAGCTGAATTTCATGATATTAATATTATTTGTGGAATCATTCTTAATACAATTTTCGTATATTTGGTGCTGAAATCAGCGAAGTGGTTAGAACAGAAAATCGGGGATGCTACCTTGATGATCCTTCAGAAAGTTTTTGGAATTATCCTCCTGGCGATTTCAATTAAATTATTCACCGCAAATTTTGCTCAATTGGTGCAGAATTATATTAATTTTTAA
- a CDS encoding PaaI family thioesterase, with amino-acid sequence MKGQTKEEILAFINNWGDETLAKTLEIKFIDIDFENETLTATMPVLPRTHQPFGIMHGGASCVLAETLGSSLSNIFIDGEKYYGVGTNINSNHLRSKKDGIVTATARFIRKGKTMHVSEIEIRDEKGTLINHTTMTNNIIHK; translated from the coding sequence ATGAAAGGTCAGACAAAAGAAGAAATATTAGCGTTCATCAATAACTGGGGAGACGAAACCCTGGCAAAAACCCTTGAAATAAAATTCATCGATATTGATTTTGAAAATGAAACCCTTACCGCTACGATGCCGGTACTTCCGAGAACCCATCAGCCGTTCGGGATCATGCATGGAGGAGCAAGCTGTGTTCTGGCAGAAACTTTAGGTTCAAGCCTGTCGAATATCTTTATCGACGGTGAAAAATATTACGGGGTGGGCACCAATATCAATTCCAATCACCTGAGAAGTAAAAAGGACGGTATTGTAACCGCTACTGCCCGCTTCATCAGAAAAGGAAAAACCATGCACGTTTCGGAAATTGAGATCCGCGACGAAAAGGGAACACTGATCAACCATACAACAATGACGAATAATATTATTCATAAATAA
- a CDS encoding 1-acyl-sn-glycerol-3-phosphate acyltransferase, whose translation MKKLIGKLMLKLLGWKVVLQGDVNNLNRCILVVAPHTHNMEYILGNFAYWSLNKPLKIIIKDAHTKAWYGSVVKGLGGIGIDRSQKNDLVNFVANQFAKEDFSLVITPEGTRSWVPKWRKGFYHMALAAKVPIVLAAGDFKRKIVYLGYTIPYERIASVPFAEIMQEIQDYYVKNDIVPKVPANWNPDIMGTGSESEAKS comes from the coding sequence ATGAAAAAGCTGATAGGCAAACTGATGTTAAAATTATTAGGCTGGAAAGTCGTTTTACAGGGCGACGTCAACAACCTGAACAGGTGCATCCTGGTGGTGGCACCCCATACCCATAATATGGAATACATTTTAGGAAACTTTGCCTACTGGTCTCTGAATAAACCTTTGAAAATCATCATTAAAGATGCCCATACCAAAGCATGGTACGGGAGCGTTGTAAAAGGACTGGGAGGAATCGGTATCGACAGGAGCCAGAAAAACGACCTGGTTAACTTTGTTGCCAATCAGTTTGCCAAAGAAGATTTCAGCCTTGTCATCACTCCTGAAGGAACAAGAAGCTGGGTACCGAAATGGAGAAAAGGATTTTATCATATGGCTTTAGCAGCAAAAGTCCCTATCGTTCTGGCTGCAGGTGACTTCAAAAGAAAAATTGTGTATCTGGGATATACTATTCCCTACGAAAGAATTGCCTCGGTGCCTTTTGCAGAGATCATGCAGGAAATTCAGGATTATTATGTGAAAAATGATATCGTTCCTAAGGTTCCGGCCAACTGGAATCCAGATATTATGGGAACCGGCAGTGAATCAGAAGCCAAAAGCTAG
- a CDS encoding chorismate-binding protein yields MIYFKLPFDERLWSVNEQNNKNAVSFYSYDSLNQISFNGDILEISSTEFNGMSITSEQLNNSPANVNAETKDEYCNTLEQVIGVIKDHHLPKLVYSRRKIFTDFNSIDYQESFGNLCKTYPNAFRYLFNDGENAWMGAFSEVLGKFNKTTHEFETMALAGTLPVSEEWSGKEIEEQKPVTTYIRNILETYSDQVLQSETYDHISGNIKHLRTDFKTRIKPEDLDQLIKDLHPTPAVCGIPKDFCNENIRKYEKFPREFYAGYIKIETEETIQYFVNLRCARLYKDAVHVFVGGGITAQSSPEKEWIETELKSEAILKNLVIS; encoded by the coding sequence ATGATTTATTTCAAACTTCCTTTCGATGAAAGACTATGGTCTGTTAATGAGCAAAACAATAAAAATGCAGTCAGTTTCTATTCTTACGACAGCCTGAATCAGATCAGCTTCAACGGAGATATCCTCGAAATTTCTTCGACTGAATTTAATGGAATGTCCATTACCAGTGAGCAGTTGAACAATAGCCCGGCAAACGTTAACGCTGAAACCAAAGATGAATATTGCAATACGCTGGAACAGGTCATCGGAGTGATCAAGGATCATCATCTGCCTAAACTGGTGTACTCAAGAAGGAAGATTTTTACTGATTTCAACAGTATTGATTATCAGGAAAGTTTCGGAAACTTATGTAAGACCTATCCTAACGCTTTCAGGTATCTGTTCAATGATGGTGAAAACGCCTGGATGGGGGCTTTCTCTGAAGTTTTGGGAAAATTCAACAAGACAACCCATGAGTTTGAAACGATGGCCCTGGCAGGCACCCTTCCGGTTTCAGAAGAATGGTCCGGAAAGGAAATTGAGGAACAGAAACCTGTTACCACTTACATCCGGAATATCCTGGAAACCTACTCGGATCAGGTTCTGCAATCGGAAACCTATGATCATATTTCCGGAAATATCAAACATTTAAGGACAGATTTCAAAACACGGATTAAGCCTGAAGACCTTGATCAGCTTATTAAAGACCTGCACCCTACTCCGGCTGTCTGTGGTATTCCCAAAGATTTCTGTAATGAGAATATCAGAAAATATGAGAAATTTCCCCGTGAATTTTATGCAGGTTATATTAAGATCGAAACGGAAGAAACCATCCAGTATTTTGTCAACTTACGATGTGCCAGGCTTTATAAAGATGCCGTACATGTATTTGTAGGAGGCGGGATCACTGCTCAGAGCAGCCCTGAAAAAGAATGGATTGAAACAGAGCTGAAATCTGAGGCTATACTGAAGAATCTGGTTATCTCTTAA
- a CDS encoding outer membrane beta-barrel protein, which translates to MFSKKSFFIFFILILQTFHAQRKKADTVYVYEKVIVYDTVYLEKALKIQPAGISIKLPPVWNTEITEMISYKDEVKGVEVKLSQRFQFGAGIEAGIKKGFWSKGFSEKDSQSGFGAGIWASKPIYKRFSVMLSAHIYHWNSTFDLDANKEDTWLNGFYFSEDRQPLLFQKFNNKHFEYDLQLKLLYDWNNIRPFTGFLVNKNTYKMQFLVPENKVLSKLDDFKSDQINFGFSLGIQYLLLKKFLVSLEYQEYKMKNIRLKNSDFNFDIFKTNNTFAERKINLGISYIISGR; encoded by the coding sequence ATGTTTTCAAAAAAATCATTTTTCATTTTTTTCATCCTTATTCTACAGACCTTCCATGCTCAGAGGAAAAAGGCAGATACGGTATATGTTTATGAAAAGGTCATTGTTTATGACACCGTTTATCTTGAAAAAGCTTTAAAAATACAGCCTGCCGGAATTTCCATAAAACTTCCTCCTGTATGGAATACAGAAATTACAGAGATGATTTCCTATAAAGATGAAGTTAAAGGAGTAGAAGTTAAACTTTCCCAAAGATTTCAGTTCGGAGCGGGTATTGAAGCAGGCATCAAGAAAGGTTTCTGGTCAAAAGGCTTCTCTGAAAAAGATTCACAGTCAGGATTTGGAGCCGGTATCTGGGCTTCGAAACCCATCTATAAAAGGTTTTCTGTAATGTTGTCTGCCCACATTTACCATTGGAACTCTACTTTTGACCTGGATGCGAATAAAGAGGATACCTGGCTGAACGGTTTCTATTTCTCTGAAGATCGGCAACCTCTTCTCTTTCAGAAATTCAACAATAAACATTTTGAATATGATCTGCAGTTAAAGCTTCTTTATGACTGGAATAATATCCGTCCTTTCACAGGCTTTCTTGTCAACAAAAACACTTATAAAATGCAGTTCCTGGTTCCGGAAAATAAGGTATTGAGTAAGCTTGATGATTTTAAATCAGATCAGATCAATTTCGGCTTTTCTTTGGGAATCCAGTATTTGCTTCTGAAAAAATTCCTTGTCTCTTTAGAATATCAGGAATACAAAATGAAGAATATAAGATTAAAAAACAGTGATTTTAATTTTGACATCTTTAAGACTAATAATACCTTTGCAGAAAGGAAAATCAACCTCGGAATTTCCTATATTATTTCCGGCCGCTGA
- a CDS encoding PspC domain-containing protein, translating into MNKTLSIGLAGFSFTIEEHAYIKLSDYLNALRSSLDVSEADEVMHDIEIRMVEIFKDSLGKREVINDTDVEKVIAQIGTPEKIEEQEEAYFSEKNTTKNTHSGTNYSDKKQLFRDPEKQKIAGVCAGLAQYVGMDITAMRAIWLGVFVLGIFTAAISSSLIGLLYVILWIVLPKAETAADFLKMQGKPMNFDNLKNESNKLVQFANESTQRVGEIYNENKPYINNAGSGVWNILKYIVGGIFVLMAVGSIIGVFVLFGLFGMDTDFPGANEIRFYMDDQGLDKVLAAMMVIGSLIPAILFSLLSIKIFSPKTKLRNIGWVVGGLFLLLIGLGTYFGISMAKKNMIYRGSKEDTENIAINTTSDTVYVDMKQVSIPQNYKAYNDDIYSDKRNVYEEDYVSVEVTRKPDIKTPYLIIKKEGNGYNFPIQLTVPVEVVDNKVMLPNFVKYPYEHRFRDYRVNYELVVPLKARVISMNKNRINMDGDLDGDGINDDDQDRDENEDKIRIEKNKITVNGSSIVYDSNDKDSIIINGKKVPNNQAKKVIDSVTSDIKKINKDVDIKIKDGKNEISIQTK; encoded by the coding sequence ATGAACAAGACACTCTCAATAGGACTCGCAGGTTTTTCTTTTACAATAGAAGAACACGCATATATAAAGCTCAGCGATTACCTGAACGCTCTTAGAAGCTCACTGGATGTTTCGGAGGCAGATGAGGTAATGCATGACATAGAAATAAGAATGGTGGAGATCTTCAAAGACTCTCTTGGAAAACGTGAAGTGATCAACGATACGGATGTAGAAAAAGTAATCGCACAGATCGGAACGCCTGAGAAAATAGAAGAACAGGAAGAAGCTTATTTTTCTGAAAAAAACACAACTAAAAATACCCATTCAGGAACCAACTATTCAGACAAAAAACAGCTGTTCCGTGATCCTGAAAAACAAAAAATCGCAGGGGTATGTGCCGGTTTAGCGCAATACGTTGGAATGGACATTACTGCCATGAGAGCCATCTGGCTTGGAGTTTTCGTTCTGGGAATTTTCACGGCAGCCATTTCCTCTTCATTGATCGGACTTCTATATGTAATCCTTTGGATCGTACTTCCAAAAGCTGAAACCGCAGCAGATTTCCTGAAAATGCAGGGAAAGCCTATGAACTTCGACAATCTTAAGAATGAGTCTAATAAATTGGTACAGTTTGCCAATGAATCTACTCAGAGGGTCGGAGAAATATACAACGAAAACAAACCTTACATCAATAACGCAGGAAGCGGAGTATGGAATATACTGAAATATATTGTAGGCGGAATCTTCGTATTGATGGCAGTAGGAAGTATTATAGGAGTATTTGTATTATTCGGGCTTTTCGGAATGGATACGGACTTCCCGGGAGCTAATGAGATCAGATTCTATATGGATGATCAGGGACTGGATAAAGTACTGGCAGCCATGATGGTGATCGGAAGCTTAATTCCTGCAATTCTCTTCAGCTTATTAAGCATCAAGATTTTCTCTCCAAAAACAAAGCTGAGAAACATCGGATGGGTAGTCGGAGGTCTGTTTCTTCTTCTGATCGGGCTTGGAACATACTTCGGTATCAGCATGGCCAAGAAAAACATGATCTACAGAGGAAGTAAGGAGGATACTGAAAATATAGCGATCAACACAACTTCTGATACGGTATACGTAGATATGAAACAGGTAAGCATCCCGCAGAACTACAAAGCCTATAACGATGATATTTATTCAGATAAGAGAAACGTTTATGAAGAAGACTATGTTTCTGTAGAAGTGACAAGAAAACCGGATATCAAAACGCCTTATCTGATCATCAAAAAAGAAGGCAACGGATATAACTTCCCAATTCAGCTTACCGTTCCTGTAGAAGTTGTTGACAATAAAGTGATGCTTCCCAACTTCGTAAAGTATCCGTATGAGCACAGATTCAGAGATTACAGAGTAAACTATGAACTGGTAGTACCATTGAAAGCAAGGGTAATTTCTATGAACAAGAACAGAATCAATATGGACGGAGACCTTGATGGTGACGGCATTAATGACGATGATCAGGACAGAGATGAAAATGAAGACAAAATCAGAATCGAAAAGAATAAGATCACTGTAAACGGTTCCAGCATTGTATATGATTCCAATGATAAAGACAGCATCATCATCAACGGTAAAAAAGTGCCTAACAACCAGGCTAAGAAAGTAATTGATTCTGTAACATCCGATATCAAAAAAATCAACAAGGATGTAGACATCAAAATCAAAGACGGAAAAAACGAAATTTCCATACAAACTAAATAA
- a CDS encoding tetratricopeptide repeat protein, with amino-acid sequence MNTKIIFLSFILTFSFSGFLFGQENYRTLVHEGNQKFDGKDYEGASSKYMEAVKSNDKDFTAHYNMGNALYKSKKYEEAKAEFEKAEKLSQTLPDKAAALHNLGNAYMQMNQPEKAADYYKKSLKQNPYSEATRKNYEIAKLKEKEKQQKNEQNNSGKEGGGDQNKGDDQKGDKDKKQDQGSGEQNEGKSDQGNNPQQNPNNEGRMPKNLENAILDKINEKEKETARRILNKNSYSMPESNEKDW; translated from the coding sequence ATGAATACTAAAATTATATTTTTATCGTTTATTCTTACTTTCTCATTCTCAGGCTTTTTGTTTGGGCAGGAAAACTACAGGACTTTAGTTCATGAAGGTAACCAGAAATTTGACGGTAAAGATTATGAAGGAGCATCATCAAAATATATGGAAGCAGTGAAATCCAACGACAAGGATTTTACCGCTCATTACAACATGGGAAATGCTCTGTATAAGAGTAAAAAGTATGAAGAGGCCAAAGCAGAATTTGAAAAAGCAGAAAAGCTTTCGCAAACCCTTCCTGATAAAGCAGCAGCGCTTCATAATTTAGGAAATGCCTATATGCAGATGAACCAGCCGGAAAAAGCGGCAGATTATTATAAGAAATCGCTGAAGCAAAACCCATACAGTGAGGCTACCCGGAAAAATTACGAAATTGCCAAACTGAAAGAAAAAGAAAAGCAACAAAAGAACGAGCAGAACAATTCAGGAAAAGAAGGCGGTGGTGATCAGAACAAAGGTGACGATCAGAAAGGTGATAAAGACAAGAAACAGGACCAGGGTAGTGGCGAACAGAATGAAGGAAAAAGCGACCAGGGAAATAACCCTCAGCAAAATCCGAACAATGAGGGCAGAATGCCAAAGAATCTTGAAAATGCGATCTTAGATAAAATAAACGAAAAAGAAAAAGAAACCGCCAGAAGAATTTTAAACAAAAATTCTTATTCGATGCCTGAAAGCAACGAGAAAGATTGGTGA
- a CDS encoding RNA polymerase sigma factor translates to MTKTHDWQKIYSAYSPKLLGICRRYIQDIHTAEDVLQDSFMAGIQNIHQLKDEQMLFAWLKKIVVNNALQYLRKSSKETFLTEEPSEITEISFAMDDNTEEKTHVLAYDFTQEELLSSIDSLPLHHKSVFNLYFMEHYSHAEIASQLGITVNTSKSHLLRAKKGIQHFLLNHFITSDTPKNKKKITQLLVFLGFANLLWAQTFKTKFSGFSISPSRALELPEHAALQWPSFPVKHNFYRKTASLTIIGVTFFILTVSSVIIFRPNPLNSVKRTFFKGSEKNVQNRENQKGPDSQGNTENGGQIPPEKQAEKTVPAFLISEEKVSSIKSKEHQKRIQDTAEAPQKIIVVKKIIQRDTVYIER, encoded by the coding sequence ATGACAAAGACCCATGACTGGCAAAAAATCTACAGTGCATACTCCCCAAAACTCCTGGGGATTTGCCGCAGATATATACAGGATATACATACCGCAGAGGATGTCCTTCAGGACAGCTTCATGGCAGGAATACAAAATATTCATCAGCTTAAAGACGAACAGATGCTCTTTGCCTGGCTCAAAAAAATAGTGGTCAATAATGCATTACAATACTTAAGAAAAAGCAGCAAAGAAACTTTTCTCACCGAAGAGCCTTCAGAAATCACTGAAATTTCATTCGCTATGGACGACAATACCGAAGAAAAAACTCATGTTCTCGCCTATGATTTCACACAGGAAGAACTGCTGTCCTCTATTGACAGTCTTCCTCTTCACCATAAATCCGTATTTAATTTATATTTTATGGAACATTATTCTCACGCTGAAATTGCCAGTCAGCTGGGAATAACCGTTAACACTTCAAAATCTCATCTTTTGAGGGCTAAAAAGGGAATACAGCATTTTCTGCTCAATCACTTCATTACCTCTGATACGCCTAAAAACAAAAAGAAAATCACCCAACTTCTTGTTTTTCTTGGTTTTGCCAATCTATTATGGGCGCAGACCTTCAAAACAAAATTTTCCGGTTTTTCAATTTCTCCATCCAGAGCATTGGAACTTCCCGAGCATGCTGCACTACAATGGCCATCTTTTCCAGTAAAGCATAACTTTTACAGAAAAACGGCATCGTTAACAATCATTGGAGTGACTTTTTTCATTCTCACAGTAAGTTCTGTTATTATTTTCCGCCCCAATCCTCTCAATTCTGTTAAAAGGACTTTCTTTAAAGGTTCAGAAAAAAATGTTCAGAACCGAGAAAATCAAAAGGGACCGGACAGCCAGGGCAATACAGAAAACGGAGGACAAATACCCCCTGAAAAACAAGCTGAAAAAACTGTGCCTGCCTTTCTTATTTCAGAAGAAAAAGTAAGCAGTATCAAATCCAAAGAGCATCAGAAAAGAATACAAGATACGGCAGAAGCTCCCCAAAAGATTATTGTTGTGAAAAAAATAATACAAAGAGACACCGTCTATATTGAAAGATAA